A single window of Rubripirellula lacrimiformis DNA harbors:
- a CDS encoding threonine ammonia-lyase, producing MTQTHDITTIADVRAAEGVIRQFLSPVPMVRSYALESALGLAAGRRVWIKDYGWTPVGSFKVLGALNWMARNAESIGDRPVAAHSSGNFASGLSFAGHAYGKRVIIVMPDDAPEIKFERTRSFGAEIRTYDKSTDHVTGLRDQLTREIAEAERAVQASPYDDKNVIAGNGVGGLEIVDELKRQGRGLSQFVCAVSGGGLMAGHALAIADGFPAAQIVAVEPSGADDFARSLAAGRRIRVEKPESICDGLLSYDVGTHNWPIMQSKVSSAITVSDDQTKDAMKWIQQHHGLRTEPSGAVTTAALLSNQVATDGDGDIVVVVSGRNVDADDFRDWTN from the coding sequence ATGACACAGACCCACGACATCACCACGATTGCCGACGTCCGGGCAGCCGAAGGCGTGATTCGCCAATTCCTTTCGCCGGTGCCGATGGTCCGTTCCTATGCACTGGAATCCGCCCTGGGGCTAGCGGCGGGGCGACGCGTTTGGATCAAGGATTACGGTTGGACACCGGTTGGGTCGTTCAAGGTGCTCGGTGCGCTTAACTGGATGGCCAGAAACGCAGAATCTATTGGCGATCGTCCGGTCGCAGCGCATTCGTCTGGGAACTTCGCATCCGGTTTGTCGTTTGCCGGACATGCGTATGGCAAGCGAGTCATCATCGTGATGCCGGATGACGCACCCGAGATCAAGTTTGAACGCACTCGTTCGTTTGGCGCCGAAATTCGCACCTATGACAAGTCCACTGATCACGTGACCGGGCTGCGAGACCAATTGACTCGCGAGATTGCGGAAGCCGAACGCGCCGTGCAAGCGTCGCCGTACGATGACAAGAATGTGATCGCGGGCAATGGAGTGGGCGGCCTGGAAATCGTAGACGAGCTAAAACGCCAAGGCCGGGGGCTGTCTCAGTTTGTCTGTGCCGTCAGTGGCGGTGGTTTGATGGCCGGGCATGCACTCGCGATCGCGGACGGGTTTCCGGCGGCCCAGATCGTGGCCGTCGAACCAAGTGGCGCCGACGACTTTGCCCGTTCGCTTGCAGCCGGACGTCGAATCCGCGTGGAGAAGCCCGAAAGCATCTGTGACGGTTTGCTTTCCTACGATGTGGGAACCCACAACTGGCCCATCATGCAGTCCAAAGTGTCCTCGGCTATCACCGTTTCGGACGATCAAACCAAAGATGCGATGAAGTGGATTCAGCAGCATCATGGGCTACGCACCGAGCCTTCGGGTGCGGTGACCACCGCGGCGCTGTTGTCGAATCAAGTCGCGACCGATGGCGATGGCGATATCGTCGTGGTTGTCAGCGGCCGCAACGTCGATGCCGACGATTTCCGCGATTGGACCAACTGA
- a CDS encoding M20 family metallopeptidase, which translates to MTVKSPSPDDPVSLLADLVRINSVNPNYDGGVPEAEMADYVDRYFTQRGIETWRQQVYPDRPNVIARVPGLDSSRRIVLEAHMDTVSVVGMTIPPWTPEIRQGRMYGRGSCDTKGGMAAMMNAVSTMVSAGTTPPCDVLFTATIDEEFSYRGVVALCDSLEPGPVDAAILTTESSPTHPWTADAAIIAEPTDLRAVIASKGLVRWKIVTTGRSSHSAKPHLGVNAIEHMAHVITAIESDTRRLAKSTHPLLGPATCNIGVVRGGVQINFVPDRCEIEIDRRLLPGETRETVLQHYQDLVDKVAVNQTSMQVTMEPPMLSDRPLETNASSKAVRNIVSVLEDMNLDATPAGVPFCSDASKFGALGIPSMILGPGSIDQAHAAVEYIECSQVVQAAEIYRRFLLA; encoded by the coding sequence ATGACCGTGAAATCGCCCAGTCCCGATGACCCGGTCAGCCTGTTGGCTGATTTGGTCCGGATCAACAGCGTCAATCCGAACTATGACGGCGGTGTCCCCGAGGCCGAGATGGCGGATTACGTCGATCGCTATTTCACGCAGCGTGGGATCGAAACTTGGCGTCAACAGGTTTATCCGGATCGCCCCAATGTGATCGCACGGGTCCCCGGTCTGGATTCGAGTCGCCGAATCGTGCTGGAAGCTCACATGGACACGGTTTCAGTCGTAGGGATGACGATCCCGCCGTGGACACCCGAGATTCGTCAGGGGCGAATGTACGGACGTGGATCCTGTGATACCAAAGGCGGGATGGCGGCCATGATGAATGCCGTTTCAACCATGGTGTCGGCCGGGACCACACCACCCTGCGATGTGCTTTTCACCGCCACCATCGACGAGGAATTTTCGTATCGTGGCGTCGTCGCGCTGTGCGACTCGCTAGAACCCGGGCCGGTGGATGCCGCGATCCTGACGACGGAAAGTTCACCGACCCATCCGTGGACGGCGGACGCGGCAATCATTGCCGAACCCACGGACCTGCGGGCAGTGATCGCGAGTAAAGGCTTGGTGCGATGGAAAATCGTCACGACCGGCCGTTCGTCGCATTCGGCTAAGCCACACCTGGGCGTCAACGCGATCGAGCACATGGCGCACGTGATCACCGCCATCGAATCGGACACACGCCGTTTGGCAAAGTCAACGCATCCGCTGCTGGGCCCCGCGACTTGCAATATCGGCGTCGTCCGTGGTGGCGTGCAAATCAATTTCGTTCCCGATCGATGCGAGATCGAAATTGACCGCCGGCTGTTGCCTGGCGAAACTCGCGAAACCGTCCTGCAGCATTACCAGGATCTAGTCGACAAGGTCGCCGTCAACCAGACTTCCATGCAAGTGACGATGGAGCCGCCGATGTTAAGCGACCGGCCGCTGGAAACGAACGCGTCGTCGAAGGCTGTCCGCAACATCGTGTCGGTTCTGGAAGACATGAACTTGGATGCAACCCCCGCTGGTGTTCCGTTCTGCAGTGACGCCAGCAAGTTCGGCGCGTTGGGGATTCCCAGCATGATCCTGGGCCCCGGAAGCATCGACCAGGCGCACGCAGCGGTGGAGTACATTGAATGCAGCCAGGTTGTCCAAGCTGCTGAAATCTACCGTCGGTTTTTGCTTGCCTAA
- a CDS encoding right-handed parallel beta-helix repeat-containing protein: MNPCLVPAFAASMLIACSVTTVSAQNSVAQDSALPTVSSTAVDHLKLAQQLESSQGNFVIPAGHYEFGGTLEIDLTKFGALSLRGDGPVTIHMNAAGPAIRITGSLVGSADPKQIQPHTWLERMPLIDGIGIVGAHPEADGIELVQTMQATISRVHVRKARHGIVLSKRNRNVAISNVHLYENSGIGLFLNEVNLHQFNVANSHISYNRGGGIVVRGGNVRNVHITGCDIEANMPDDTTPTESGNIFVDCRKSGSIAEMAITGNTIQHSAHYHAQKQAPGGANIRIAGRDEYQPNMITVTGNVLSDTHTHVHLIQASDVTLVGNTYFTTEPTDVLVQKCERIVIANSIMNPREASGTGQVVLEQSSNCSVTGLVCHNLLGGNAAITLEACKHTRVSECVISGSRNGIEIADCTNCSVTDCTVTDLPESGQGVVGQTDANRVRDVSASHVESRQATAN, from the coding sequence ATGAACCCTTGCCTTGTCCCCGCGTTTGCGGCATCCATGTTGATCGCCTGCTCCGTCACAACGGTGTCCGCCCAGAATTCCGTCGCCCAGGATTCCGCCTTGCCCACGGTGTCATCCACAGCCGTTGACCATTTGAAGTTGGCGCAGCAATTGGAAAGTTCCCAAGGCAACTTTGTGATTCCCGCAGGGCATTACGAGTTTGGTGGTACTCTGGAAATCGATTTGACCAAGTTCGGTGCCTTGTCACTTCGTGGTGATGGGCCAGTGACGATCCATATGAACGCGGCCGGGCCTGCGATTCGTATCACGGGCAGCCTGGTCGGTTCCGCGGACCCGAAACAGATCCAACCGCACACGTGGCTAGAACGCATGCCGTTGATCGATGGCATTGGAATCGTTGGGGCGCATCCCGAAGCAGACGGCATCGAATTGGTCCAGACCATGCAAGCGACGATCAGCCGCGTTCACGTACGCAAGGCCCGCCACGGGATCGTGCTGAGCAAGCGGAATCGCAATGTCGCGATCTCGAACGTGCACCTGTACGAGAACTCTGGTATCGGTCTGTTCCTAAACGAGGTCAACCTGCACCAGTTCAACGTCGCCAACTCGCACATCAGTTACAACAGGGGCGGAGGAATCGTGGTTCGCGGCGGCAATGTACGCAATGTCCACATCACCGGATGCGACATCGAAGCCAACATGCCCGACGACACCACCCCCACCGAATCAGGAAACATCTTTGTGGATTGTCGCAAGAGTGGATCCATCGCAGAGATGGCGATCACCGGAAACACGATTCAGCATTCCGCGCACTACCATGCACAAAAGCAAGCGCCGGGTGGTGCGAACATTCGCATCGCCGGTCGCGACGAATACCAGCCCAACATGATTACGGTCACGGGAAATGTGCTTAGCGATACGCACACCCATGTGCACCTGATCCAAGCATCTGATGTCACCCTGGTCGGCAACACCTATTTCACGACCGAGCCAACGGACGTTTTGGTCCAGAAGTGTGAAAGGATCGTGATCGCCAACAGCATCATGAATCCGCGCGAAGCATCCGGTACAGGCCAGGTCGTTTTGGAACAATCTTCGAATTGTAGCGTTACCGGTTTGGTCTGCCACAATCTGCTGGGCGGCAACGCAGCCATCACGTTAGAAGCGTGCAAACACACGCGAGTTAGCGAATGCGTCATTTCGGGTTCCCGAAACGGCATCGAAATCGCAGACTGCACCAACTGTAGCGTTACCGATTGCACCGTCACCGATCTTCCGGAATCCGGTCAAGGCGTCGTCGGACAGACTGACGCAAACCGGGTTCGCGACGTTTCCGCATCGCACGTGGAATCGCGGCAAGCGACGGCGAACTGA
- a CDS encoding ABC transporter permease, which translates to MNLAFKDIKHNWGRFVLTAVGIGMLLMVVMGMGGIYRGIIEDATLLVDRVDADIWVVQRDTRGPFAELSRVPPTLVHRVAAVPGVQSSRGFVYHTIQRERWGHPMRIAVLGLDWPTDQGGWLPLVEGRSLRRAHYEMIADRSLGMKVGETIPLGRDHFTVVGVTDSMISASGDGLAFFSISDAQSIQFDSPGEAIRLERSARESRGEAFEAIVRQPSLLDNASNPTAQLPAIARSQVSAVMVKVSKGHLAEDVMSIIDGWGDVSAFTSDGQKQLLLRGTVEKARRQIGMFRILLTAIAAIIMALILYTLTLDKIHSIALLKLIGASNFVILGLILQQALVLGLVGYAIAYLLGSQLFPHFPRRVILADIDLIQLALVVVAISIGSSLMGIWKALKVSPNEALT; encoded by the coding sequence ATGAACTTGGCATTCAAAGACATCAAACACAATTGGGGACGATTCGTTCTGACAGCCGTCGGCATTGGAATGCTGTTGATGGTCGTGATGGGCATGGGCGGGATCTACCGCGGCATCATCGAGGACGCGACATTGTTGGTCGACCGTGTGGATGCCGACATCTGGGTTGTCCAGCGTGACACCCGTGGCCCGTTTGCCGAACTGTCCCGCGTACCGCCGACGCTTGTGCACCGCGTTGCTGCGGTCCCCGGTGTCCAATCATCGCGAGGATTTGTTTACCACACGATCCAACGGGAACGTTGGGGGCACCCCATGCGGATCGCGGTTCTAGGGCTCGATTGGCCGACCGATCAAGGAGGGTGGCTGCCACTTGTCGAGGGCCGCTCACTTCGGCGGGCTCACTATGAAATGATCGCCGACCGTTCGTTGGGCATGAAGGTTGGTGAAACGATTCCGTTGGGAAGGGACCATTTCACGGTCGTTGGTGTGACCGATAGCATGATCAGTGCCAGCGGTGACGGGTTGGCCTTCTTTTCAATTTCCGACGCGCAATCGATTCAATTTGACAGCCCCGGTGAAGCGATTCGTCTGGAGCGATCGGCCAGAGAATCACGCGGTGAAGCCTTCGAAGCAATTGTTCGCCAACCGTCGCTTTTGGACAACGCATCCAACCCCACCGCACAACTTCCCGCGATTGCTCGGTCGCAGGTCAGTGCGGTCATGGTAAAAGTGTCCAAGGGTCACCTTGCCGAGGATGTGATGTCGATCATCGATGGTTGGGGCGATGTTTCGGCTTTCACCAGTGATGGTCAAAAACAGTTGCTGCTTCGCGGGACCGTGGAGAAGGCTCGCCGACAGATCGGCATGTTTCGCATTCTGTTGACGGCTATCGCAGCGATCATCATGGCCCTGATCTTGTATACGCTGACGCTCGACAAGATTCACTCGATCGCACTGCTGAAACTGATCGGAGCGTCGAACTTTGTGATTCTTGGCTTGATCCTGCAACAAGCCCTCGTCCTTGGATTGGTGGGTTACGCGATCGCCTATCTGCTTGGTAGCCAATTGTTCCCTCACTTCCCCCGCCGCGTGATTTTGGCGGATATCGATCTGATTCAGTTGGCACTTGTGGTTGTCGCGATTTCGATTGGATCCAGCCTGATGGGGATTTGGAAAGCCTTGAAGGTTTCCCCCAACGAGGCTCTCACATGA
- a CDS encoding amidohydrolase family protein, translating into MTFSSARPSRRDFLVTGAAAAAVATTGLAADVGAQSDTDPGWIDAHVHVWTPDVAKYPISPRFKVADMQPASFTPDQLLDQCKPVGVRRIVLIQMSFYEFDHRYMLHAMRTHPGAFSGVALIDFRDKHLVDRIDELQKQGVRGFRIPTDGKTDRWVDDPGMAKLWQTAAVRGLAICPLINPQDISSVDALCERYPETTVVIDHFARVGVSGTIESVPLANLCQLARHPNTHVKTSAFYALGMKTPPYDDLKPMIRKVYDSFGPERLMWASDCPYQVDAPHTYQASIALVRDRIGFLSDSDKQWMLRGTAEKVFFA; encoded by the coding sequence ATGACTTTTTCATCCGCCCGTCCGTCACGACGGGACTTTCTTGTTACCGGTGCCGCCGCCGCCGCCGTCGCAACCACTGGCTTGGCCGCGGATGTGGGCGCCCAATCCGACACCGATCCGGGGTGGATTGATGCTCACGTTCACGTCTGGACACCGGACGTTGCGAAGTATCCCATCAGTCCGCGATTCAAGGTCGCGGACATGCAACCGGCCAGCTTCACGCCCGACCAACTTTTGGATCAATGCAAACCAGTCGGGGTGCGACGCATCGTTCTGATTCAGATGAGTTTCTATGAGTTTGATCATCGTTACATGCTGCATGCGATGCGGACGCATCCGGGGGCTTTTTCGGGAGTCGCATTGATCGACTTTCGCGACAAGCACTTGGTCGATCGCATCGACGAACTTCAGAAACAGGGCGTCCGAGGATTCCGCATTCCGACCGACGGAAAGACGGATCGATGGGTCGACGATCCAGGAATGGCGAAGCTTTGGCAGACGGCGGCTGTGCGCGGGCTAGCGATTTGTCCGCTGATCAACCCGCAGGACATCTCCAGCGTGGATGCACTCTGCGAACGTTACCCGGAAACCACCGTCGTGATTGACCACTTTGCTCGCGTTGGTGTTTCGGGAACGATCGAATCGGTACCGTTGGCGAATCTGTGTCAGCTGGCACGACATCCCAATACACACGTAAAGACGTCGGCTTTTTACGCGCTGGGAATGAAAACACCGCCGTACGACGACCTGAAGCCCATGATCCGCAAGGTCTATGACAGCTTTGGCCCAGAGCGTTTGATGTGGGCGAGCGACTGTCCCTACCAAGTCGACGCTCCGCATACTTACCAAGCATCGATTGCGCTTGTGCGTGATCGGATCGGCTTTCTTTCCGATTCCGACAAACAGTGGATGCTAAGAGGCACCGCCGAGAAGGTCTTCTTCGCATGA
- a CDS encoding ABC transporter ATP-binding protein, producing the protein MSKPDQEQAAIVATDLTKRYGSENTEVVAMREASMTVQSGEVVALLGPSGSGKSTFLTAIGLINPPTSGTIVIRGTLVLDGETAGVNLRSFRRQHIGYVFQKSNLIPFLSAIENVQIAMQLNGESKRASRKRALELMDYLGVADRADNFPSMLSGGQQQRVAVARALANHPSVILADEPTAALDGQRGRQVMELFAKVAHEQGSAVIVVTHDHRSLDVFDTTYEMEDGVITRSQHSVTQLDG; encoded by the coding sequence ATGAGCAAACCGGATCAAGAGCAAGCCGCCATCGTGGCAACCGATTTGACCAAACGATACGGAAGCGAAAACACCGAGGTGGTCGCAATGCGAGAAGCTTCGATGACCGTTCAATCCGGGGAGGTTGTCGCCTTGCTTGGCCCTAGCGGCAGCGGAAAGTCGACCTTTCTAACCGCGATTGGGCTGATCAACCCGCCGACATCCGGCACCATCGTAATCCGCGGCACTCTCGTCCTGGATGGCGAGACCGCGGGCGTCAATCTGCGTTCCTTTCGTCGACAGCACATCGGATACGTATTCCAGAAGTCGAATTTGATTCCGTTTCTATCGGCAATCGAAAACGTTCAGATTGCGATGCAGCTTAACGGCGAATCCAAGCGTGCGTCGCGTAAGCGTGCGTTGGAGTTGATGGACTATTTGGGGGTCGCAGATCGTGCGGACAACTTTCCATCCATGTTGTCCGGAGGCCAACAACAGCGAGTCGCGGTCGCTCGGGCGCTTGCGAATCACCCAAGCGTGATCCTAGCCGACGAACCCACCGCTGCGTTGGACGGTCAGCGCGGCCGCCAAGTGATGGAACTGTTTGCGAAGGTCGCCCATGAACAAGGATCTGCCGTGATCGTCGTCACGCATGATCACCGATCTCTTGATGTCTTTGACACGACCTACGAAATGGAAGACGGCGTCATCACCCGGTCCCAACACTCGGTCACGCAATTGGATGGATGA